A window of Silurus meridionalis isolate SWU-2019-XX chromosome 4, ASM1480568v1, whole genome shotgun sequence contains these coding sequences:
- the ppp4r1 gene encoding serine/threonine-protein phosphatase 4 regulatory subunit 1 isoform X1, protein MADISLLQEDSQEEIDGFGVDDYSSESDVIIIPSALDFVSQDEMLTPLGRLDKYVTSENIFNRQMVARSLLDTLKAVSEDERDCIAVLERVSRLAEDSEPTVRAELMEQIPHITIFCQENRPSIPFAFSKYLLPIVVRYLADQNNLVRKTSQAALLMLLEQELIERADIENLVCPVLVDLTAPDSNDDVKTEAMAIICKMAPMVGKDITERLFLPRFCEMCCDCRMFHVRKVCAANFGDICTVVGGETAEELLLPRFFQLCSDNVWGVRKACAECFMTVSSATSQEVRRTKLSCLFINLISDPSRWVRQAAFQSLGQFISTFASPSINVGQYFKEGTDEAEWRGQQLHNRASEKSMSTNTPAKEDSAQSLPHKEKAASSQPNCISQNAPCMQDHCEDQLCQSEPDSVDIAVEGGGEQAAEVLPLDESCCHVDTDRPTPKCLSELGDLDPDQSARKLQCSPAPSPAAQDGPSNTSEGPVMENPTQSITDTTTSSKVPFGALPSYVAENVEIPEQELYNSFHYWRTPIPQIDLDLDLLEEKCNNVYGVSAGSSSTQTTTSVLDRKQLEELIENLEPHIDDPDVKAQVDVLTAALRATSLDTHVEEAFLEPRQAHENPFNSCHVPLIDSSDIESRESTLPMSHGDDSELSDSSSPEEEKKSKQQDVVPQALLDQYLSMTDPSRAQTVDMEIAKHCAYSLPGVALTLGRQNWHCLRDTFETLASDMQWKVRRTLAFSIHELALILGDQLTAEDLVPIFNGFLKDLDEVRIGVLRHLYDFLKLLHQDTRRKYLYQLQEFLVTDNSRNWRFRSELAEQLVLLLELYSGQDVYDYLRPLAFCLCIDRVSSVRWTSYRLVSEIIRKLSTCPALLVDFLGELVDKFCHSPKWSGRQAFAFVCQLAIEEDCVSLDQFSEHLLAPLLQLASDPVPNVRVLLAKTLRQSLMEREYFLHSANSHQEALEQTLVALQMDMDKDVKYFASIHPGSTRINEDAMSTTSSTY, encoded by the exons ATGGCGG ATATTTCGCTGCTTCAGGAAGATTCCCAAGAGGAGATAGACGGAT TTGGTGTGGATGACTACAGCTCAGAGTCTGACGTCATTATTATACCTTCAGCCTTGGATTTTGTATCGCAAGATGAGATGCTGACACCCCTGGGGAGGCTGGATAAATACGTCACAAGTGAAAACATATTTAACAG aCAGATGGTGGCTCGCAGTTTGCTGGATACACTAAAAGCAGTTAGCGAGGATGAGAGGGATTGTATTGCAGTCCTCGAGAGAGTCAGCAGACTTGCAGAGGACTCGG AGCCTACAGTTCGAGCTGAGCTTATGGAACAAATTCCTCATATCACCATTTTCTGCCAAGAAAACAGACCTTCCATTCCCTTCGCTTTTTCAAAGTATTTGCTGCCCATTGTAGTGAGATATTTAGCTGATCAGAACAACCTG GTAAGGAAGACGAGCCAGGCAGCCCTTTTAATGCTTCTGGAGCAGGAGCTGATTGAGCGGGCAGATATCGAGAATCTCGTCTGTCCTGTCCTTGTTGATCTCACCGCCCCAGACAGCAATGATGATGTCAAGACTGAGGCTATGGCA atTATTTGCAAAATGGCGCCCATGGTGGGGAAGGATATTACGGAGCGCCTCTTCCTTCCACGCTTCTGTGAGATGTGCTGTGACTGCAGGATGTTCCATGTACGCAAG GTGTGTGCAGCAAATTTTGGAGATATCTGTACAGTTGTTGGAGGAGAAACAGCAGAAGAATTGCTG CTGCCACGGTTTTTCCAGCTCTGCTCGGATAATGTGTGGGGAGTGCGGAAGGCCTGCGCAGAGTGCTTCATGACCGTGTCCTCGGCAACCTCTCAGGAAGTGCGCAGGACCAAACTCTCATGTCTTTTCATCAACCTCATAAGTGACCCCTCCCGCTGG GTGCGCCAGGCAGCGTTCCAGTCTCTGGGCCAGTTCATCTCTACATTTGCTAGTCCAAGCATTAATGTGGGCCAGTATTTTAAAGAGGGCACAGATGAGGCTGAATGGAGAGGGCAACAATTGCACAACCG GGCTAGTGAGAAATCCATGAGCACTAATACACCTGCTAAAGAAGACAGTGCTCAGAGCCTCCCACACAAAGAAAAGGCTGCCTCCTCACAGCCTAACTGCATTTCCCAGAATGCACCATGCATGCAGGATCATTGTGAAGACCAGCTATGCCAGTCAGAACCAGACAGTGTGGATATAGCGGTGGAGGGTGGAGGGGAGCAGGCAGCTGAGGTTTTACCTCTGGATGAGTCCTGTTGCCATGTTGATACAGATAGGCCCACTCCAAAGTGTCTTTCTGAATTGGGTGACCTAGACCCAGATCAGTCAGCCAGGAAACTTCAGTGCTCACCAGCCCCAAGCCCTGCAGCACAGGATGGCCCCTCAAACACCTCTGAAGGCCCTGTGATGGAGAATCCTACACAATCCATCACAGACACCACCACCAGTTCAAAGGTTCCCTTTGGTGCACTACCTAGTTATGTGGCAGAGAACGTGGAGATACCAGAGCAGGAGCTGTATAACTCATTCCACTATTGGAGGACACCCATCCCACAgatagatcttgacctggaccTGTTGGAGGAGAAATGCAACAATGTCTATGGGGTTTCTGCTGGCAGCTCTTCTACGCAGACTACCACATCTGTACTGGACAGAAAGCAGCTGGAGGAGCTTATTGAGAACCTGGAGCCCCACATTGATGATCCTGATGTCAAAG CACAAGTGGATGTGCTGACTGCTGCTCTAAGAGCCACATCGTTGGATACTCACGTTGAGGAGGCATTCCTGGAACCTCGGCAGGCTCATGAAAACCCTTTCAACTCTTGCCACGTGCCTCTCATTGACTCTTCTGATATAGAG AGTCGAGAATCCACCCTACCAATGAGTCATGGCGATGATTCGGAGTTAAGCGATAGCAGCAGTccagaagaggagaaaaaatcGAAGCAACAG GATGTAGTACCTCAGGCGCTGTTGGACCAGTACCTATCTATGACTGACCCGTCTCGGGCTCAGACGGTGGATATGGAGATTGCTAAGCATTGTGCATACAGCCTTCCTGGTGTGGCGCTCACGCTGGGCCGCCAGAACTGGCATTGCCTCAGAGACACCTTTGAGACCCTAGCCTCTGACATGCAG TGGAAGGTACGGAGAACACTGGCTTTCTCAATCCATGAATTAGCTCTGATTTTGGGCGATCAGCTGACTGCTGAGGACCTGGTGCCCATCTTTAATGGTTTTCTTAAAGACCTGGACGAAGTGCGCATTGGGGTCCTTCGACACCTCTACGACTTCCTCAAG ttgctgcatCAGGATACAAGGAGGAAGTACCTCTACCAGTTGCAAGAGTTCCTGGTCACAGACAATAGTCGCAACTGGAGATTCCGATCAGAACTTGCAGA GCAGTTGGTTCTGCTGTTGGAGCTGTATAGTGGGCAGGACGTATATGACTATCTGAGACCGCTTGCTTTCTGCCTCTGCATAGACAGAGTCTCCTCTGTGCGGTGGACTTCCTACAGACTG GTCAGTGAGATTATCAGGAAACTTTCTACATGTCCAGCGCTATTAGTGGATTTCCTTGGCGAGTTGGTGGATAAATTCTGCCACTCTCCGAAATGGTCTGGACGCCAAGcatttgcttttgtttgtcaG CTGGCTATAGAGGAGGACTGTGTGTCGTTGGATCAGTTCTCTGAGCACCTGCTGGCTCCGCTGCTGCAGCTGGCATCTGACCCTGTGCCCAATGTTCGTGTGCTGCTGGCCAAAACCCTGCGCCAGAGCCTGATGGAGCGAG AATATTTCCTACACTCAGCCAACTCTCACCAGGAAGCCCTGGAGCAAACACTGGTAGCTCTGCAGATGGACATGGACAAGGATGTCAAATACTTTGCCAGCATACACCCAGGAAGCACACGCATTAACGAGGATGCCATGAGCACCACTTCCTCCACCTACTGA
- the ppp4r1 gene encoding serine/threonine-protein phosphatase 4 regulatory subunit 1 isoform X2 — MADISLLQEDSQEEIDGSLDFVSQDEMLTPLGRLDKYVTSENIFNRQMVARSLLDTLKAVSEDERDCIAVLERVSRLAEDSEPTVRAELMEQIPHITIFCQENRPSIPFAFSKYLLPIVVRYLADQNNLVRKTSQAALLMLLEQELIERADIENLVCPVLVDLTAPDSNDDVKTEAMAIICKMAPMVGKDITERLFLPRFCEMCCDCRMFHVRKVCAANFGDICTVVGGETAEELLLPRFFQLCSDNVWGVRKACAECFMTVSSATSQEVRRTKLSCLFINLISDPSRWVRQAAFQSLGQFISTFASPSINVGQYFKEGTDEAEWRGQQLHNRASEKSMSTNTPAKEDSAQSLPHKEKAASSQPNCISQNAPCMQDHCEDQLCQSEPDSVDIAVEGGGEQAAEVLPLDESCCHVDTDRPTPKCLSELGDLDPDQSARKLQCSPAPSPAAQDGPSNTSEGPVMENPTQSITDTTTSSKVPFGALPSYVAENVEIPEQELYNSFHYWRTPIPQIDLDLDLLEEKCNNVYGVSAGSSSTQTTTSVLDRKQLEELIENLEPHIDDPDVKAQVDVLTAALRATSLDTHVEEAFLEPRQAHENPFNSCHVPLIDSSDIESRESTLPMSHGDDSELSDSSSPEEEKKSKQQDVVPQALLDQYLSMTDPSRAQTVDMEIAKHCAYSLPGVALTLGRQNWHCLRDTFETLASDMQWKVRRTLAFSIHELALILGDQLTAEDLVPIFNGFLKDLDEVRIGVLRHLYDFLKLLHQDTRRKYLYQLQEFLVTDNSRNWRFRSELAEQLVLLLELYSGQDVYDYLRPLAFCLCIDRVSSVRWTSYRLVSEIIRKLSTCPALLVDFLGELVDKFCHSPKWSGRQAFAFVCQLAIEEDCVSLDQFSEHLLAPLLQLASDPVPNVRVLLAKTLRQSLMEREYFLHSANSHQEALEQTLVALQMDMDKDVKYFASIHPGSTRINEDAMSTTSSTY; from the exons ATGGCGG ATATTTCGCTGCTTCAGGAAGATTCCCAAGAGGAGATAGACGGAT CCTTGGATTTTGTATCGCAAGATGAGATGCTGACACCCCTGGGGAGGCTGGATAAATACGTCACAAGTGAAAACATATTTAACAG aCAGATGGTGGCTCGCAGTTTGCTGGATACACTAAAAGCAGTTAGCGAGGATGAGAGGGATTGTATTGCAGTCCTCGAGAGAGTCAGCAGACTTGCAGAGGACTCGG AGCCTACAGTTCGAGCTGAGCTTATGGAACAAATTCCTCATATCACCATTTTCTGCCAAGAAAACAGACCTTCCATTCCCTTCGCTTTTTCAAAGTATTTGCTGCCCATTGTAGTGAGATATTTAGCTGATCAGAACAACCTG GTAAGGAAGACGAGCCAGGCAGCCCTTTTAATGCTTCTGGAGCAGGAGCTGATTGAGCGGGCAGATATCGAGAATCTCGTCTGTCCTGTCCTTGTTGATCTCACCGCCCCAGACAGCAATGATGATGTCAAGACTGAGGCTATGGCA atTATTTGCAAAATGGCGCCCATGGTGGGGAAGGATATTACGGAGCGCCTCTTCCTTCCACGCTTCTGTGAGATGTGCTGTGACTGCAGGATGTTCCATGTACGCAAG GTGTGTGCAGCAAATTTTGGAGATATCTGTACAGTTGTTGGAGGAGAAACAGCAGAAGAATTGCTG CTGCCACGGTTTTTCCAGCTCTGCTCGGATAATGTGTGGGGAGTGCGGAAGGCCTGCGCAGAGTGCTTCATGACCGTGTCCTCGGCAACCTCTCAGGAAGTGCGCAGGACCAAACTCTCATGTCTTTTCATCAACCTCATAAGTGACCCCTCCCGCTGG GTGCGCCAGGCAGCGTTCCAGTCTCTGGGCCAGTTCATCTCTACATTTGCTAGTCCAAGCATTAATGTGGGCCAGTATTTTAAAGAGGGCACAGATGAGGCTGAATGGAGAGGGCAACAATTGCACAACCG GGCTAGTGAGAAATCCATGAGCACTAATACACCTGCTAAAGAAGACAGTGCTCAGAGCCTCCCACACAAAGAAAAGGCTGCCTCCTCACAGCCTAACTGCATTTCCCAGAATGCACCATGCATGCAGGATCATTGTGAAGACCAGCTATGCCAGTCAGAACCAGACAGTGTGGATATAGCGGTGGAGGGTGGAGGGGAGCAGGCAGCTGAGGTTTTACCTCTGGATGAGTCCTGTTGCCATGTTGATACAGATAGGCCCACTCCAAAGTGTCTTTCTGAATTGGGTGACCTAGACCCAGATCAGTCAGCCAGGAAACTTCAGTGCTCACCAGCCCCAAGCCCTGCAGCACAGGATGGCCCCTCAAACACCTCTGAAGGCCCTGTGATGGAGAATCCTACACAATCCATCACAGACACCACCACCAGTTCAAAGGTTCCCTTTGGTGCACTACCTAGTTATGTGGCAGAGAACGTGGAGATACCAGAGCAGGAGCTGTATAACTCATTCCACTATTGGAGGACACCCATCCCACAgatagatcttgacctggaccTGTTGGAGGAGAAATGCAACAATGTCTATGGGGTTTCTGCTGGCAGCTCTTCTACGCAGACTACCACATCTGTACTGGACAGAAAGCAGCTGGAGGAGCTTATTGAGAACCTGGAGCCCCACATTGATGATCCTGATGTCAAAG CACAAGTGGATGTGCTGACTGCTGCTCTAAGAGCCACATCGTTGGATACTCACGTTGAGGAGGCATTCCTGGAACCTCGGCAGGCTCATGAAAACCCTTTCAACTCTTGCCACGTGCCTCTCATTGACTCTTCTGATATAGAG AGTCGAGAATCCACCCTACCAATGAGTCATGGCGATGATTCGGAGTTAAGCGATAGCAGCAGTccagaagaggagaaaaaatcGAAGCAACAG GATGTAGTACCTCAGGCGCTGTTGGACCAGTACCTATCTATGACTGACCCGTCTCGGGCTCAGACGGTGGATATGGAGATTGCTAAGCATTGTGCATACAGCCTTCCTGGTGTGGCGCTCACGCTGGGCCGCCAGAACTGGCATTGCCTCAGAGACACCTTTGAGACCCTAGCCTCTGACATGCAG TGGAAGGTACGGAGAACACTGGCTTTCTCAATCCATGAATTAGCTCTGATTTTGGGCGATCAGCTGACTGCTGAGGACCTGGTGCCCATCTTTAATGGTTTTCTTAAAGACCTGGACGAAGTGCGCATTGGGGTCCTTCGACACCTCTACGACTTCCTCAAG ttgctgcatCAGGATACAAGGAGGAAGTACCTCTACCAGTTGCAAGAGTTCCTGGTCACAGACAATAGTCGCAACTGGAGATTCCGATCAGAACTTGCAGA GCAGTTGGTTCTGCTGTTGGAGCTGTATAGTGGGCAGGACGTATATGACTATCTGAGACCGCTTGCTTTCTGCCTCTGCATAGACAGAGTCTCCTCTGTGCGGTGGACTTCCTACAGACTG GTCAGTGAGATTATCAGGAAACTTTCTACATGTCCAGCGCTATTAGTGGATTTCCTTGGCGAGTTGGTGGATAAATTCTGCCACTCTCCGAAATGGTCTGGACGCCAAGcatttgcttttgtttgtcaG CTGGCTATAGAGGAGGACTGTGTGTCGTTGGATCAGTTCTCTGAGCACCTGCTGGCTCCGCTGCTGCAGCTGGCATCTGACCCTGTGCCCAATGTTCGTGTGCTGCTGGCCAAAACCCTGCGCCAGAGCCTGATGGAGCGAG AATATTTCCTACACTCAGCCAACTCTCACCAGGAAGCCCTGGAGCAAACACTGGTAGCTCTGCAGATGGACATGGACAAGGATGTCAAATACTTTGCCAGCATACACCCAGGAAGCACACGCATTAACGAGGATGCCATGAGCACCACTTCCTCCACCTACTGA